Part of the bacterium genome is shown below.
GCGCTCTCGACCAGTCGCGCGACGTCGGCCAGGCGGGCGTCGATCACGGGGCCGAGCTCCAGCGCACCGCTCACGGCGTCCGGCGTCTTGAGACCGTTGCCGGTGATGCAGAGCACGGTCGGGCCGTCGGTGGCGAGGCGGCCCTGCGCGGCGAGCTTGCGGGCGACGGCCACCGTGACGCCGCCTGCGGTCTCGGTGAAGATCCCCTCGTGTTGCGCCAGCAAGCGGATGCCCTCGACGATCTCCTCGTCCGTGACCGCTTCGGCCCAGCCGTTGGACTCGCGGATCGCCTGGATCGCGAACGGCCCGTCCGCCGGGTTGCCGATGGCGAGGGAGCGCGCGATGGTGTTCGGCCGCACCGGCCGCACGTGCGTCTCGCCGCGGTGCAGCGCCTCGACGATGGGCGCGCAGCCCGCGGCCTGCGCGCCGAAAACGCGCGTCTGCGCTGCACCAGGCGCGAGGCCGAAGCGTTCCAGCTCGAGGAACGCCTTGCGTAGCTTGGTCAGCAGCGAGCCGCCGGCCATGGGCGCCACGACGTTGGCGGGCGGCCGCCAGCCGAGCTGCTCGACGATCTCGAAGCCCACGGTCTTGGATCCCTCGGCGTAGTACGGCCGCAGGTTGACGTTGACGATGCCCCAGCCCCAGCGGTCCGCGACCTCGGCGCAGAGACGGTTCACGTCGTCGTAGACGCCGCGGACGCGGACCAGACGCGGCCCGTAGATCGCCGTCGCGATGATCTTCTCGCGCTCGAGGTCTTCCGGGATGAAGATCCAGGCAGGCAGTCCCGCGCTCGCGGCGCGTGCGGCCACCGCGTTGGCCAGGTTGCCCGTGGACGCGCAGCCGACGGCGGGGAGGCCGAACTCGAGCGCACGGTTCACGGCGACCGCGACCACGCGATCCTTGAACGAGAGGGTCGGCGGGTTCACCGCGTCGTTCTTGATCCACAGGTCTTCGATCCCGATCGCCTTGCCGAGCGAAGGCGCGGGGACGAGCGGGGTGAAGCCGACGTCGTGGCCGACGCGCGGCTCGCCGTCCAGCGGCAGCAGCTCACGGTACCGCCACAGGTTGGGCGGCCGTGCCGCGATGGCCTCGCGGCTGAGCG
Proteins encoded:
- a CDS encoding threonine synthase; translated protein: MTTTTQFLRCRLCGETVPAAPVHVCEACFGPLEVVYDDAAIAASLSREAIAARPPNLWRYRELLPLDGEPRVGHDVGFTPLVPAPSLGKAIGIEDLWIKNDAVNPPTLSFKDRVVAVAVNRALEFGLPAVGCASTGNLANAVAARAASAGLPAWIFIPEDLEREKIIATAIYGPRLVRVRGVYDDVNRLCAEVADRWGWGIVNVNLRPYYAEGSKTVGFEIVEQLGWRPPANVVAPMAGGSLLTKLRKAFLELERFGLAPGAAQTRVFGAQAAGCAPIVEALHRGETHVRPVRPNTIARSLAIGNPADGPFAIQAIRESNGWAEAVTDEEIVEGIRLLAQHEGIFTETAGGVTVAVARKLAAQGRLATDGPTVLCITGNGLKTPDAVSGALELGPVIDARLADVARLVESAAEEAGAAFARS